In a genomic window of Chrysemys picta bellii isolate R12L10 chromosome 1, ASM1138683v2, whole genome shotgun sequence:
- the LOC135983591 gene encoding maestro heat-like repeat-containing protein family member 7 — translation MRGLLALSHAGVLFESSSAVEAIKMLLLCVGCRSELTVMEKEQGWILLQSPQDHLRGVSLLARAVVHYACPETTRMLLDLVIPLLDRGDKKHRLTMMAFFVELLRYKEAKKLPHPDTLDRLEEWTKHPSPVFRSLGLRGLGILATQPGKVEQVKALLPAILWGSDEKDDGSILEAISAVQNLLQSLDGSERTSVARKLIPLLDAVSQGLLTCPSPARQCCDSGVVVVAYLT, via the exons atgagggggctcctggcactcagtcacgctggtgtattgtttgaatctagctctgcagtggaggctataaagatgctgcttctctgtgttggctgccgttccgagctgactgttatggagaaggagcaaggctggatcctcctacaaagcccccaagatcacctccgtggggtgagcctgctggccag agccgtggtgcactatgcttgccctgagaccacaaggatgctgctggacctagtgatcccgctcctcgacagaggtgataagaaacacaggctgaccatgatggccttctttgtagaa cttctgcgttacaaagaggccaagaagctcccacatccagacactttggaccgtctcgaggagtggacaaaacaccccagcccagttttccgttcacttggtctaagaggactcggcatcctggcaacccaaccagggaag gtggaacaagtcaaggccctgctgcctgccatcctttggggctcggatgagaaggatgatgggagtattctggaggccatctcagctgttcagaaccttctgcagagcctggatgggagtgagcgcaccagcgtggccaggaagctaatccccttactcgatgctgtaagtcaggggctcttgacctgcccatccccagccaggcagtgttgtgactctggagtcgtagtggtggcatatctgacctga